The following coding sequences lie in one Streptomyces sp. NBC_01267 genomic window:
- a CDS encoding GntR family transcriptional regulator — protein sequence MPDDDMPVINPAGPQLVYVVVADHIAQQIADGRLPVGARLMGELAMAEAYGIARMTAGRAVRELRERGLVITVRGKGTFVAEPEPPAGD from the coding sequence ATGCCTGACGACGACATGCCGGTCATCAATCCCGCCGGCCCGCAGCTGGTGTACGTGGTGGTCGCGGACCACATTGCGCAGCAGATCGCGGACGGCCGCCTGCCAGTCGGAGCCAGGTTGATGGGCGAGCTGGCCATGGCGGAGGCCTACGGCATCGCCCGCATGACCGCGGGCAGGGCGGTGCGGGAACTCCGGGAACGGGGCCTGGTTATCACCGTCCGCGGCAAGGGCACATTCGTCGCAGAGCCCGAGCCCCCGGCCGGCGACTGA